TGGGTTTTCATAGGGTTTGTTTGAGAAAATTACTGGTTTGTGAAAATTACTGGTTTGTGAAAATTGTTGGTTATTTAGGATTTAGTTTAAGGATTGATTTCACTAATTTTAGCTAGCTATATATCACAAATAGTACAGATTCGCTTTTTGTGCAAATGATCTACATAGACTTTGGAAGTAAACTTTAAAGGAGGTGAAAAACTTAGTTACAAAAGATAGATGGAAAACCAAGCCAAAAAGAGGGAAGTAGAATGcaaatcttttaaaaaaaacttggtTATCAGCAGATTACACTTTCATCAGCATTATCAGTGGCATCAGATGCCAGGATTAGGTGTGATTGAAAAGAATATCCTTCTCTTCTTGCTTTGTAGCTGTTGGGGTTTTCAGGCTATGTTTCTCGTGGATAAACACTCACATGTCATAACTTTGATGTCAATTGTGTGAATGTTTTAAATGATTAAATCATACCCAAAAAATTTGCTAAGAACTAACCTTTTTCTTGTCAGGACCATACTTCTCAAATTTCACTAATCCATCAATTAGAGCAAAGATTGTATGGTCCTTGCCAATTCCAACATTCTTCCCGGGATGAAACTGAAATGAACATGTGATGTTAGAGATCAATATTGTGGAACATCTGTTCAAAAGACTATATAATCAGCATAAAAGAGAGTTGCAATCGCACGGTAACACACAATTTTTCTTATACTTGACTACCGGCTTAGTGTTCATAAGGATTCATCTTTCTGTTATATAATTGACATGCTTTAAGAGTTATAAATGTTAGCTGGGTGGACAGCGAGCAGGATAGGATGTAATACAATTAACGTAGCACCTTGAATCACCATGTCATGGGGCTTCTCATAAGTTTAAGTAATCAtaagttttgaaaaaaaaatattattggatATAGACTTATAGCTAGCTTGTGTAAATCAAAACTGTTTAAGTTTCGGTCTTCTAAAAGTTCCGTTCTTTTTGTCAGAATAGACGCTAATTTTTTCATAATTATGGGTTTGCTTAAAATTATGGGTTTTAAGGAGAAAGAATGATGAAGAATAAATCAACTCATTCAATTTTTGTGTGCGCGTGAGTGAATGTTGGTTGATCAAGACTGCATTTTCCAATTGTGTAGTTCTCAGCCGCCTAAGACGAACTTAACTCTTGAATGTAATTGAGGATTTTTTCCAATTATGATGTACGGAGTGTTGTTTTTGTCAATGGAAGTTGTTAAAGGTTAAGGGGTGTATAAGTTATCAGAAAGAATTATGGGTTTGCTTAATTTTTTTCAATTGTTTCTTGCTCAtgtctttgtatttgtatgtatGTATGATAAACAAAAGAAGCTTTAGCAGGCACTGTGTTGCAGGAGTTTCTGACATTGGGtataaattttgtttaattaattagaaggAATGTGGATATTaatgtcttatttatttatgtgtTAATTGTTACAATAACTCATTTTTTTAGTGGAAATACGATGAGATATTGTTGTAAACTCTTGGAGCTTATGGTTTCTATTAGTGAGCTCTCCAAGTACTCTACAATTTGATTTGTAGTTTGTTAGAAAGCAAGTTGTCTCCGTAAATGGATAAAATTGATTTGCATTGGCTATTGCTTTGAGAAGTTTctggttctaatattttcgtgTTTGATGTTTTCAGGACACTGATGTAATATGTCACAAAAGCCGGTAAATTGAGACCTACATCCTAACAAATATTGGGTTGAAGGCTCGCATAAAAGGGTAAGGATAAGGCCTTCTCGTTTACTCTATTTATCTCTATTCCGGTAAATAAAGGCCAAGGACTGTGAGGTGTGATAATTCAATCTTCTCGTTTACTCTATTTATCTCTATTCCGGTAAATAAAGGCCAAGAGTGGAGTTTTAGATTATCTAAGCTAATCTTGGTTGCTGTTGAGTGTAACAATTAACTTGAAACCCATGTTTTCCTCTTGAAACCTTCATTTAGTTTGGTGAATCCCTCTTGAaaccttaatttattttcctttctttattttggtgatTTTTCTCAATTGGCATTCAATAGGGTAATTACAATAATAAAAGGGTTTATTGGTGTCTGCGTATACTTTTTAATGTAACTTTTTTTTGGGTTAATTTTGTGTGGATTTTCTGGGTTATTGTATATGCATTTCCAGGAAATCGAATTTTGGGTTTCGATCATATTGGGACGGATGGACTCTGTTGCTGCAACTGTTGACGATAAAAAAAAGGTgggtttttttctctctttcttttatAAACTAATAGAATATGAAATTAGAGATTAAAATCATACAACATCTTATTTAATGAAAAGCATGATGTAAAATctgtaataattaattaaaatcaacagAAGCATGCATATtactatttattttttgtttaagagATTGATGGGGAATATACCTTGTGTCATTGGTAATTGTATGCGTGGTGAACTTCAAATCGTAAAACCTGCAAAAACCAttatttatttcagattttcatGATTTTGATCAAATTATAATCTGTCAAATTAAATTAAGCACTCTGAAAATTGGTAAATTGAttataaacaatatcataaatttataaattggtTTGACAGATGTGGACATTTAATCAGATGTTGGTAAtcaatttataaattttgtaatcaatttataattttgtTTGAGTGATATGGACATTTAATCAGATGTTGTTAAGAAAAAGCTAAAAGCATgaataaaaatctgaaataattaattaaaaaccgaACTTAAAATCCGCAAAAACCATTATTTATTTCACATTTCatgaataattaaaaattaattaataatcaattTCATTGCAATAACCAATTTCatctgcaaaaataataatgaataaTCAATTAGGTTGCAATGACCCGTTTTCTCTATAAAATTACAAATCGATGCAAGTCATGTATTTTTCAGTCGAATATTTCCATTAAcacaaaattttgtttttattttgtgcATGAATCAATGAGAAGAGTGTACTTACCTGTATTGGCGGTGGTGGAGCTTGCTATCAACGAACTCTCTAATGGAACTCGGTTTACAATGATTTGATGAATGAGAAAAAGATAATTAGTAGTTTTAGAAAATGTAatcaatttataattttgtttgatttttttcccTGACGTGAGAGGTGAGAGATTGTAGGGATTTTGTTTTGGAAACTGTaatcaatttgtaattttatttggttatttttCTTTAATGACGTGAGCTGAGAGGTTAAAGGGAGAGATTATAGGAATTTTTAAATCCCTTTCCTGATTTGGGCGAGAGATTAGAGGGATGTagctcagttttcaaaattacAAAATCTGTTTATACAACGTACTTGTAGCTGGGTGAAAGTGTGAAGGGTGTTATTGTAAATTTcttgggggacacgaaaagttaatttacttaaaagccctcaggagctggcttatataatagagattagtGCACAAATATATAATGAGGTCTTGGGTTCGAATATTTTATTAACTACATTATGCATTTCTAATTTTGAATTATACGTGGATGACATGGAATGAAAGGAGGAAAGCGCCACTTGATATGCCATATTTTCTTAAAAATGCCTTTTAATATGTTAGTATAGATTTTCATTGTACACTACCTACCTTTTAGTTATACGTACTAGTCCTCTGTGCACGCTTTGCGTGCGTAATTTATTTTTGGTGTAAAGAGAGCCACAGAGGGCAAGGCGATAAATGATGTAGACGGAATCGATCCAGGTCTTGGGTACCACCCCTGAAGACCTGAAGACTTTACCAACTAAACTAGTTGATATCTTATGTGAATCTTAATTTCTGTTCCTACttaaattttgttattgaaataattttaaattatttagtATTTAATGAGGGTGCTTTTGTCTTTTTCCATGAACACCAAGTCTTCCCAATatcccttatagaatagagaaaaATGTAATGTACTCAAATGTTCACAATTGGATTAAAGAAGACAGCTGGGAACATGTTGTAGATGTCAACTAGTTTAGTTGGTAAAGTCTTAATGGGTGATACCCAAGATCTGAGATCAAATCCCGCCTACACTAATTGTCGCCTTGCACTGTGTGCCTCTCTATACACCAAAACAATAAAAAGATTGTGAACATGTTAAAAAAATAACCACTAAAAAAGATTATTATTATAAAGTCTTGTAAAATTAAAGATAGTCTACCAGTTCTCAGTAAAATGTCAGATCACATGTCAATTATCTACCTATTGAGCATAGCTTAATAGTTATATAAGTGTCGACACGAGAACAACCTAAAGATGAATAGTTAGGAAAAAACAAATTTGGAAGTTGTTTTTGGAAATATCTTGGAAGTAAAAACTAAAAAGTACTAACACTACTTACTATAGTTTCTAATATTAGTAATTCATAAATAGAGATTGATGTTGCCAAATTGTAGTAATAACCTTGTACCGTACTAGCAGTCTAGTAGGGTCACTGGTCACGGACATTTTGTTAGGCATTGGGTCAAGCTTGGTGGCGTACTTGTCTAGagaaaatcattcattaataaaattaaatacttCCTTAAtaattttttgtctttttttcattttttcatgAAAACAAACAATTTTTTCTTGTCCTATTTAATCCAATTGCTTTTATACTAAAGTTATAGAGCATTATTTCAAGCAATAAGCCAAGATGCACAAATCTAGTGCCATGATGATCCACTCTATTCCCGTCTCAACCTTCATCCTTTTGCTATTGCCATTCTTTCTACAATTTCATTCAGgtaattataatatttttttatcaCGGCGAGTTTCTATATGCTCGATCTTGTTTTGCTAGTCACGTATACTATTTTAATAAGTAGAGTGAAATTGTtttgtttaatattttttttcctgtCGATTACAAATGCAAGAATGGGTGAGCTTATGGTGGATTACTACTCCAAAAGTTGTCCAAATgcagaaaaaataataaaagatcaAGTATTGAAACTTTATGATGAGCATGGAAATACTGCTGTATCTTGGGTTAGGAATCTATTTCACGACTGCATGGTCAAGGTATTTTTCAAATATATTACTTGTATTCCTTAATTACCCTATTTTTGACATTTGTTAAACTGTTCTACAATGAAGTATAAATAAAAACTGCAAATATCATCATGAAACGGATCGAGGTATTATTACcatttgatttattaattgttagtttgtatctataaataatattattgcttgTTGTAACTAATAACGGTAACATCAATCAATTAATACAAAAGACCCTACTTATTTGTCGATTGTTGAATTTGGATATCTaccttaatttttttaatttaattattctaAACATAATTTCGAAGTATAATTAACACGTTATAATTTATTTCATGATGGAGGTACTTTTACAATAACAAAAAAAGtttctgaaataagtgaaaaaaataaaacgatGAGTACAAAACCGAAGTCATACAATATGCTTTTAAAAAAAGAGTTCAAGAGCATGTTTAGTATAGTGTTTAACTGTTTTTAGGTGATGGAAATGGAATCACTTAACTGAAGTATATTTCTAATCACCTAATGTTTAGTATGAGAGGTGTACGTGTAATAAAATTGTTATCCTCCTCAATCTTCAATTTGTTATAGGTGATTTCTTTCGTAAGGTACAATCATGTAATGGTTATAGCTAACACTACCCTTTTCAttgttatatatattttttttttcaattttctttcctaaatatatactccgtacaaaCACGCCATAAGTACCTAATTAATCAAACATGAATGGTTAATGCTCTTAATTTAATAATctaaaggtcttgcgcgcacaaggtgtacaataaatttattgtacatcaagataactttaacccatttttttgtaactttaacctagttttgattaacttttatattagtaaaaaaaagttgatagaaaaacattttaaaggattaaatgattaattttatacattattagtgattttgaagaaataagttttattaaaatgaaaaaatttatcagtaaaaaatagataacttttacatgtgtaagcataacttttaagcattttgagttaacttttactccgttgtacaataattattgtacaacccttgtaaataagaatttgtgtttaatAATGTGTTTattgaattgtttcttgtttTGTTGGGAACAGTCATGTGATGCATCACTTCTTTTGGATACAAACATATATATCAATGGGTATTGAAACAGAAAAAAGCGATTCAAGAAACTTTGGAATGAGAAATTATAAGTATATCAAAACTATAAAGGATGCAATTGAGAAAGAATGTCCATCCACTGTCTCTTGTGCTGATATTATTGCCCTTTCTGCAAGAGATGGCGCTCAACGGGTATGCTTCCTAAGCTACATTCTTTTTAatgtacacttttttttttttaaatactcATAGTTGTTAACCTATTCCTCTGTTTTTTAAATAGTTGTAAGTAACCTATGAACCTATCCTCACGCATGTGACTTGAGTAAAGAAGATAAACGGACAAATCaattatactccgtacttgACTTGAACTATAGTTAATTACCTCCTTTTTCCCCTCTTATCAATGTTCaagtttatttatattttacctttaaaaaaaagttatttatattttcaaaTAGGTTTCTCAAACTATATATGTGACATATGTAACATGCATCCAAATATGTtacaactatttttttttttaagggaatAGGAAAATTATCATTAATAAATCGCCATACGGCATTTATAACAATAGTTAGCCCTAAATAACAtataatctaaaacattaatatgaaattcttgattcaatttactaGCATGCACGTTTCGGAACCGCTTATTTGATATGGTAATATTCCAACCATAATTGACTTTCGATAACTCAATATCTTTAATGCCTTATGTTAGCAATTGAAACCTGATCTTCATCTTGACGTTCTTGATCTCCAACCAGTAATATTCTTCCCAAATATACATGGATCTACCAAATAACCTaagctcgaaagaaaaaaaagcaaGGGAGAAAATTTCCTCGGCAAGGAGGAATCATTATTATAACCTAGATATGTTACAACTACTGTATTAAATAAGCTGGTAATATTCaaatttgtttatatatttcgCTATCCTATTAGCAGACTCCTAGTATGAGCACATGAATATTGTTTGAATTGGTATAGCTTGGAGGACCACATATAGAGATGAAGACGGGAAGAAGAGATAGTAAACAAAGTTATGCAGCAAATGTAAAAGACATGATCCCAAACCACAACGACTCTATATCATCCGTACTATCCCGGTTCCAATCAATGGGCATTGACGTTGAAGCAACCGTTGCTATATTATATTTTAGGTGCTCACTCCGTAGGAAGAGTACATTGTATCAACCTCGTAAACCGGCTCTACCCGACCGTGGATCCAACTCTCGACCCTGATTATGCTACCTACCTTAAGAATCGGTGCCCAAGCCCGACACCAAACCCGGATTCAAAGGATGTACGTGGTttatgcaagaaatgaccatgaGACGCCCATGATACTTGATAATATGTACTACAAAAACTTGCTTAGCCATAAAGGGTTGTTGTTGGTGGACCAAGGGCTGGTTTCGGATCCTTCTACGTTAAGAAGATGGCTGCGGATAATGCGTACTTCCATGAACAATTCTCAAGGGGGATGATTTTGTTGTCTGAGAATAATCCTTTAACGGGTAATCAAGGTGAGATCCGAAAGGATTGTCGATATGTTAACTGAAAGCTAGCTACGTTACTATAATTAATTGGTTGCTTGATAATTAAAATTTGATATGTATGGTCGATGTTATTAATTACAACATTAATAATGTGCGTTACGTACTGTCTATTGTTTATATACTACCATGTACGTGGTATGTGCTTGGTGTGTGTCTGTGTGATCATGTCATCGGACTGCTATACAACTCTTCTATTAGAGGTTGTACTCGTTATATATGCACGTGTTGTACATCAATACATGTGCGTCAATTAAATAAGAAATTaatattatacggagtactttgtaTTTCTTAATGAAGGGTAGTTAAGGGAATTCTTATTTTTTACTCCACCCTCAAGAGAAGATTCATGAGATATTTTGTACCATCTATGTGCCTAAATGAGTCCTTAATCACAATTATGTTTTAATGaaatacaatatatttttttataaagtcAAAGATATTTCAATCAGGATTTGTGTATATATGCTTAACAAAAATAACATCATCTATTCAATATCAGCTTATTGCTAGCAAGATAGaaagtttatttttaatttaaaaataaataaattaagtaaaGGGTATAAATGATACGAGTAGTTCACATTTTTGACGTCGTTTCAGGCGTTCCTTCATATAATATAGATTCACAAGCGTCATCATTTTTCCTGAAAATTTGAATCGTTTCATTGAAAGGGGTAATTTTCTGTCCAACCTTATTAATATCAAACTATTGCGGGTTGGCTTGATTCAGACCTAAGACTCCGTTCTTTTCGACTTCTTTTGTCTGAACTGAAAAAAcatattttgtctgaaataaacttatttgagtgtgaaaatttatgtaaaaaacttattttttctgaacttattttaaccGAACTTATCTtaatgaacttattttgtctgaaataagtcaaaataagtcgaatagagcATAATCTAATTATTTCAAACCAAACATCCTTTGGACTTAATTTTAGTTCTTTTCATTTCAGTTTAGTTCTGCTTCATTTTGTTCCACTAATTTCAGTTCAAAAGAACGACATCGTGTTCGTCTTCGTCTTTAGTgatcttgaaggaaatatgtctttCAGCCAAAGTGCATTGGTCCAATACtaaggtttagattaattaccggaataattaattcagtgagatcaagtggtAGGAACAACTAGAtggagcaatgcttctgatcagtgagttctaatccttaggctcacaacttacttttgactgaacctacaaggtcacaccaatgataTATAATAGATCGCCGATatgaattggaaattcatttaatgaaTAATTGGAAAttttcggaaaaacataaataatatgaTAAGTCGTTGGATcgtaatcgtatatcgtatcggtTATATCGTGGGATGGACCGCACGAATAATATAATCCTATTGTACGACATTAAATcatcaagtactatacgataaataatgcCCGCAAGGCCATAAGCGTGCGTACAAAGGAGCGAGCAACGCTGCCAACCCacgagccaagcacgcaaggcCCGTGGGTACAACAACCCGTGTTACGATCGAAGTAACAACATAGCAGTAGCAGCGGCCGCGAGCCCGTGCAAGGCCCGCTCGTGCGTTGTGCCTATTTTTGTTCGGTTGTGCGTGGTTGACCTTGGCCTTGTGTGTTTACCTCCGGTGAGAGGAAAACCTTAATAGTGAATAATTTCCTCCATAGACAAAATATCTTGAGAAAGTTCTAAGCTAACGGAATCAAGGTGGATCCCGGCGTGTCGGTGGACTATTGTAGAGGAACTACACGTGTAGTTCTTGATCATATTCGTGAGGTTAGTGTGTGAGTACAAGCATCAAATGtatgtttcgtttaattcatGCTTTTATATGGGTCTTGGTTTCGGGATTGTATTTATGCTTTGTTAATTAGATTAAGCATAAATTTCAACcgatcttattttattattttgtttttttattataatgtTAAAAATTACTATTAATTTTATTGTAATGTtcatctttatttatttattatttattatttttattattattattattttatttattattattattattattattattattattatcatcatcatcattactATTACTATCGttatattatttgttatttgttatttattaattattacttattacttcaGTTCCATTCAGTTCAACTTCATCAGTTCAGTTtgatcagttcagttcaattcaaccAATAAAAAAAGCTCATTCATCCAGTTCGGTTCAATTCAGCCAAAAAAAAGCTCGGAGGAACAACGTCTAAGTGATAtattaggggggggggggaatgggAAAAGCCAACATGGCAAACGCCTGTTTCTTAGAAAGTCATATTTTACCCTCTAATTATTGCAAATCAAACATCACTTAAATACCAAATGGGTTGGTATAAGTGGTTAAGGGTCTCTTACTactaaccaaggtctcgggttcgagtgTTGGACACTTGGCATGAAAATACTCATTCAAACCCTCGCGCTGGATCTATTAAGTGacatattgaaaaaaaaaatacaaaaaaaaaaaactcgctTCTCAAATGCCCCATTAAGCTTCCATCACCATTGAAGTTCAACTACAATTTGCATCAACACCGCCATATTCGAAACTATCCTTAATCTCTCAGGTGAAATTATCAAACTCAAATGAATAGAATACTAATTTCGTAAATTGAAGAATCTAAAACAATCAATGTCAATTCTATTTGAAATCCCATACaaaatcatgttttttttttcaatttgcaACTGAATGACTGATTAATCACTTCATAGTGCCTCCTAATGATCTGGGTTTTGCAATTAAGTATGTAATTATGCTAGTTTAATCTCAATTTGCAGCATTTTTATAATTGGGCAAAGCAATTTTGGTAATTGGTAAACCCTAGTGCAAATCATTTCCAGTTTTGTGCTTTTACCCTAACAAGATCAGATTATAGCAAGCAGGTGTTCTACCATAATGCATATTGAATCTTCCTTCGTCGCCTCgttaaattcaatcaatcatgcctGTGAACCGTTAACCTTCAAAGAATCAACAATCTTGATGTGAATTACCTTGGTCTAGGACTATGTACAACTGTGTATTGTTATAATACTTCTGTTTGCATTGTGCTTGCTGAGTTGTGACATTTGTAGAGGATGAACTCTTTGATTAGCATGTTTGATTCATCTATTGCAAAATTGGTAACTGCAAGTCTTTTCCCAAGTTCCTTTGTGCAATTGGTGGTACTAGTACATCTTGTTCGTGGATTTTGTCATAACTATTGCTCATTTGTCTTGTAAGTTAGTTCTCCGTATTAAGTAATATATCCTGCAGTTTTCATAGCTTGTGTTGAAACCGCAGCAGAAGCTGTTAGAAGTTGGCAACAGCGGTTTATAATTTGTTTGGCGTCAATAGTTGAGAATAGCCAAATGCTAATTTGGATACATCAGTAGAGTATTTCCGGTTGCTTTTTGTGAAAACTTAAATGGTTTTAGCTTTCTTTAACTCAGATTTTCTTTCGTTTTAGCTTTATGGTCATATTTTAAATCTTCATTTTACTCATTTCGGGGGAAGGGGGAGGGGTTTGTTGTTTGTACAACCCTTCCTGTTGAACTTGCTAGTCTTGGGAAAAAAACAAAGGAAACTAGTTAAGGTGAGGGATGCTGGGAGCACAACGAAAATGCTGTGAGAAAGTTCTTCTTATCAGTTGAGTAAGATAGATTGAAGAATGCTTGCAGATCCTCACTTGTCACTTGGCCATTAGTTTTCTGTCCTTTGCCTTAGTTTACTACGGAGTATCTTCCAGAATGGGTCAGTGGCTCTGTAGATCCTGAGATGCCTGTTTTAGATGATTAACTTTTGAATCTTGTGTTTACTTGTCTCACGAAGGTAAAACAAATGCTTGTTTGGGAATTTCTGTTTGTGATCATGGTATGTAAAGGATGCAAAGTTTGCTTTACTTGTATCCACATATGACATCCTCAATTGCTGCTCATTATACTTGTGAAGTCTCTTTACTGCCGTTAGCTCTAGTACAGCTTGCAAGCTGTAGATACTTCTTGATTACTGATTCTGCCATTCTGGCATTTCTTTGGGGAGTACATTTTTATGTCAcacgaattattattatttaattaccaAACTGATCATGAAAAACAAATCTGTGCAGACTTATAGGATAAGATGGAACCCAAGCGAAAAAAGATTGCTACAGTAGATTTGAGAAGCAACAATAACGCTGTGGAAAACTCTTCAAATATTGCTGTTGATTCATATTTGCCTGAAGAGGATAGTTGGATTATTGTTAAGAAGCAGAAAGTTAACATTCTGATTCCTCGTCTTCCCACTATTGAGCAGCCTACGGTGCCTGATCTTGAACAAGGTCAGCTGTGTGGAGATATATCTAACAAGATGACTAATATTCCATCTGAGCTTTTACTGGAGAGAAGTGATGGGTCAATGTCTTTGTCTCCAAACTCAAATACCCAATCTTGTACAAAAGTCTATTCTCCTGCAGACAATGCAGTAGCAACCCCGGAACCAAGACGGCCAGTGGAAGACCAAGTAGGGTTGACATCCTTTTCGGGGAAGACAGAAACTGTTATAAAATCCCTTAAAACATCTCCAAAGCTCGTCAGACCATCCATGATGAAACAAGGTCTATCTGTATTTTATAGCTTGTCCACTTCCACCATGAATATCAATAAGAAGATGCGGGCATCAAATCTTGAAAGAAACATCTTAAGTGCTGGTGGATTGAGCAGGTGGCTTTCTTCTCTTGGATTGGAGCAATTCGAAGGAATTCTACGTGCAAAAAATGTCAATAAATTTCACTTGGCAGATCTGTCAATGAAGAAGCTAAAGGATATGGGTGCTCATGCTGTTGGACCAAGAAGAAAGTTGATTCATGCTATAGACTGTGTTTGTCAGCCTTATTCTTATGCACCTTACAAGAATTTTCACTATCGATTAAGATAGGGATTAGTGATTCAAAATTCGGTATCCTATACTTGTATGATAATGTTCCTAATCCTGAAAATATTTTGAGCAGTCTTTCCTAAATGTACTATATGCAGCTGATGTATTCTATTGAAGTATTGACTATTGAGTGTATAACTGTACCTCAATTAGATGTTAAGTACTCCGTAAGTTCTAACCAATCTGAAGCTTATGTATAGAATTTACAGAATCTAATTCTGTATTTAGCCCCATTTCCAGCAACATTTCGTGCTGTGTTCCCCGAGAAAAGAATGTTTAGCCCTAGCTGAGCCGAGAGATACTAGATAAACCTTgtagaattttaaaaaaatgtaaCAGACATAAAAAATGGGGCATTCCGAGAATTGAACTCGGGACCTCTCGCACCCTAAGCGAGAATCATACCACTAGACCAAATGCCCAATTCGTGATAGCAGATTTGTTAAATACTATTCGTAAACTATGAAACAATAATATTCTTTCCTTGTGACTCATTTTTGTACCAAATGCTATGGATTGATGCGGTGGTTACTCAAATTGGACTCGACTACtagaaacaaattaaaatttatttttctgacATAGTAGCACCCTTAGCCCAACCGCTAATACCAATTTACGCTCCTTTGTGTTTCTACTTCCCACAAGTTTTGCAATTGAAATAAAATGTTTGCTGCATTGTAAATTTGTTACTCCTATCTCACTTTCTCACTTAACTAACATTCAGATTGAAACACAAACCAAATCAAAAAAAGTAGAAGtcgaaataaaaataattggGGCATTCCGAGAATCGAACTCGGGCGAGAATCATACCACTAGACCAAATGCCCAGTTGATGTTAAGTGTGGttctttttaaaatatataaaggATACTACTAGATTCTAATTGTTGAATGAAATAGAAACTACCGTTATAATCCACCACCCCGTCTCCGACATCCAccattttttctctctcctcccacgcGGCGACCCGTCGGAGAACTCCTAGTA
This Spinacia oleracea cultivar Varoflay chromosome 6, BTI_SOV_V1, whole genome shotgun sequence DNA region includes the following protein-coding sequences:
- the LOC110798180 gene encoding LOW QUALITY PROTEIN: peroxidase 21-like (The sequence of the model RefSeq protein was modified relative to this genomic sequence to represent the inferred CDS: inserted 1 base in 1 codon; deleted 3 bases in 3 codons) — encoded protein: MHKSSAMMIHSIPVSTFILLLLPFFLQFHSGMGELMVDYYSKSCPNAEKIIKDQVLKLYDEHGNTAVSWVRNLFHDCMVKSCDASLLLDTTYISMGIETEKSDSRNFGMRNYKYIKTIKDAIEKECPSTVSCADIIALSARDGAQRLGGPHIEMKTGRRDSKQSYAANVKDMIPNHNDSISSVLSRFQSMGIDVEATVAYYILGAHSVGRVHCINLVNRLYPTVDPTLDPDYATYLKNRCPSPTPNPDSRMYVVYARNDHETPMILDNMYYKNLLSHKGLLLVDQGLVSDPXYVKKMAADNAYFHEQFSRGMILLSENNPLTGNQGEIRKDCRYVN
- the LOC110798186 gene encoding uncharacterized protein, with amino-acid sequence MEPKRKKIATVDLRSNNNAVENSSNIAVDSYLPEEDSWIIVKKQKVNILIPRLPTIEQPTVPDLEQGQLCGDISNKMTNIPSELLLERSDGSMSLSPNSNTQSCTKVYSPADNAVATPEPRRPVEDQVGLTSFSGKTETVIKSLKTSPKLVRPSMMKQGLSVFYSLSTSTMNINKKMRASNLERNILSAGGLSRWLSSLGLEQFEGILRAKNVNKFHLADLSMKKLKDMGAHAVGPRRKLIHAIDCVCQPYSYAPYKNFHYRLR